The DNA window AATGAGGTGTCTGTATGTTTTCGTGCCATATTCGAATCCCTACGAATGCTCGCTCACTTAATGCTGTTCCCATAAAAACGTATCTGATTTAATAAATCTAGGAACATCTGAGCCGCATTGCTTACAGCAGGCTCACAGCAGTATTCCGATGCCGGGGTCATCGTTCAAGCGAACGATCCTGATCACAGGATCGACGGACGGCATCGGTAAGCAGACAGCCACTGATTTGGCCGCACATCCCGATAATCGTGTCATTATTCACGGAAGAAGCGAGGAGAAATGTGAGGTGAGCGAACGTGTTGATTCATCTACGAATGCGGTTGCGGATgattattttcaattaatcATCCAGTTTTCTCGGTATTCCACTAATcatcagtgtttttcttcactacgAAGAATTTGTGCTTATTCAAAGTGCATTCCTAGCTTGTTTTATGTGctgttttgagaattttcctctcaaaGAAGGTAAATTAGCACTTTATTGCCTgtgagttcaaaaaaaagtgaacaaagaCAAAGTGTCTGTATTCCAATGGGATAAatggaaaattctagaaattttttgaataatttaagCAGCATTTCTTTTATGGCTATTTCAAATGTCACAGACAGaatttattttggttttttttttctataaaatttgCATACATTTCTAATAAATAGCCTAGAATATGTAGAAATTTGAAGGTGTTCATGTAACTCTGTGTTTAAATTTGAACGCATCTATGAAAGCGTGGTTTAACGCATGctcatatttcattttattgatctttttcctagaaaaaagaaacaaatgaaagagaaTTAACACGAAATAGTAGAATTAATTTCCAGGCCACACGGGACCACATCGTCAAGGAGACCGGTAATTCAACAAATGTCGATTATATTGCATGCGACTTGTCCATAATGAAGGAGGtactctctcttttttttttggttttccagTTTTCTAAATCTCCTGTGCAATTTTCTACAGCTGTCCTctgacaagtttttttttctttttgatgaatGGAAAAGGTCTTAGGTAGTAAATTATGTTTGTTTCTTCCCATGTCTCCGCACTACTCACTCATCTACTCTCttcgttttgtttattttcatttttcacccGGATGTAGAGAATCAATAAATCGTTCATCTTCCAGGAATACAGGACATGTGATGATTCACATAAACGCCGATTACCTCCTCGAAAAAACGAGCATTTTTAGGTTGCTCATTTCGCCGATCAAGTGAAAAGCCGGTTCCCCGATTTGAACGTCCTGTTGTGTAATGCTGGTGTGCTGAATCCACGACGAGCTGAGACGAAAGACGGACTGGAGATGACCTTCCAGGTTAAGATTCGATACAGCATGCAGTCGGTTTAGCTTGAATTTTGTGTCTGTGTGGTCGCTTTCGAGATTTGCTGGGTGGTCGGAAGGTCCTCATGACATGTATTGAGCATGCAGTGACATTTTTTGCTAAGGAGGAACGTTTCTGCCCGAGATTTTACTACTTTACTACTTAGActctatttaatttttagattttggtGCAGTTATacatgaaacaaaataaatagggaaaataaaattaataacaaagaaatatgtaattttactatttcagatgaaaagactatttcaagttttttttccaaaattccagaataatttcaataattcaaaataataattcaGCCTTTCTTCCTTCATATCAGATAATCTGTTCCTTAATGAAAGCGCAGTATAAACGCAGAACAACGGTTCCATTAAGAATTCTTACCACTTTccattcagttttcttttaaatgatAGTGACGGAGTTAAGAAGCTCCGCATGATagttttcatccttttatctGGTTACTTGAATGGAAAACTTATGGTTTAActtggaagaaaatagaatccAGGAAAATGGATTAATGTCACAatccagtgaaaaaaaaattcaagccaATGTTCAGGTAAGCTGATTAGCGTCACATTCATCTACAAAATTATCTTGGTATGTGTGTTATCGTTCTCCTACAGTAACCCTGATACTACAGGATTTCTGTTGGAGCGTAGATATTTTCAAAGTCGGTGGTTAAAGTCGAATAGttgaggaacgaaaaaaaaggaagaggaaaaagaaaaaaaaaactctcaacTTAACATCATTTGACGTTCGAAAGCCCATTTGTCAAACACGTCAGTTATTGGTGGAGTTTTGTATCGGAGAAAAGCTTTTCTATGGAGTTTTGTTGTGCTAAACGCATTATTGACGATGCTGTGTGCTGGTGATATTCTCCAGAGTGTTCTGGATGCGGAATAGTTcctttaaagggatcaccccacgaatctgaggtgatagggatttaaggtggagtattcgcatacgggatagtagattaagaAGGGGGAGgggatgattctgtccatttcttcctaagtagcgtaaaaaacggaagatacggcttcgagcgttccgaggcgctattttctacaaggagttcgattggagcgcgccagccttgtgcacacgccgcatcttcccggccatttttttacggcaattagggaaaaatggacggaatcacccacctctccataatctacgatcccgtatacgaatactccaccggaaatccgtaccacctcggattcgtggagtgatgcctttaaaatgtcGCTCGTCACACTGCTGTGTACTGGATGAAGTCACATTCACATTGCATGAAAGTCCTAGAGCGATATTCCTCATAAAAACCCTCATAAAAGTTCCCTTTCGGTCATACTGTAAGGATGTATCCCCACATTTTCATCTTATATGGATAGTATCGTTGCTTCCACGGTATTAGCGACGTCGTCTTTTTCCTGAACTTTTGAGAAAAGTTCCCGAAAACACGGGACGCTGTGTCTACCACAGCGAGCTTGCGTGACACATCAAAACAACTTGGGATTAGCTGCTCTGACTGCGATGTATGTGTTTCCGGACCTTTTTCCGGAATCTCCTGCGGATTCTTTGTgggtgtttttgttttcatctcaACACAATGTTCTCTTTATGCAACATGGAAATCCGTTGTGTTGCGTGAGGGCCATGTGTGGgtatgttttgaaaatatgcGTCTCACAATTAAGCGCCTGCCAACCCTTAGGGTATTCAGCTGTGTTGGCAATTTTGTTTGTTCCGGAGCGTCGAAGCTATCCGATCCAAAACCATGACGAGCTTAGAGGCGAGGGCGAGGGTGCAGcggatagaaaaagaaagatacaTGATTTGGGAGTGATTTCCCCTAAataaaagactttttttttgtttttccgctcttgttttattgttgttgttttttcttttgctgtgtTGTTCTGTATGTGTGTATTGTTGCAACTATTGTAGATTTTGTGCCGTTTGCttgtatatacatatgtacataaacGCAGAATCTCTCCGAAATTTCCGTTTAGGACCAACTAATTGTTAATTGTAGGTGAACTACTTGTCCCATTTTATACTTTGTAATCGACTGCTTGAGACGCTCGAACGAAATGATCATGGACGAATTGTCGTAGTCGGAAGTGTACTACACAGTTGGTAAGTAATattatacatttatttttttatagaaatagaaataaaattttgagaagagaAATCCCGGCTTATAAAACATACTGACGGTCGgttttttactcatttttctcggggaaatttttctttccaaacgaAATCCCTTTGGCGGAATTACCTAAATGCAATTCCCCTATTTTCTTTGCCGAATGAAGCATGGAAAAATCTCATCAATAGGTAAACAAATACATCTTTtcatctagttttttttttaaatatttttctgtatttccaAACTAGCTCAACTCTTCAAAATCATTTCCATTTCACTGAACCTGATTTAAATCCCCCGACTCTAAAAATTCCTCTCGTTTGGAAAATCTATTACCTCCATTTGAGAGTTTCATTCACGCCTATTGGCTCAGTTTCTTCCCGCGTTTTGACGTCAACCGAGCAACTCTCTGCTGAATTCCCAAAGGAATGGCTCAATTTCGTGGAATATGTTGCTGGAGCTGCTACGCTGTGTCGCTGGCCGACTATTGACCTCGAGTGTTTAGATAAAATTTATGATGGGGATTGAGGgcattcgtttcttttcatggggacaaaaaaaagttttttcgttCCTCGCAAACTTAATACTCTCGATTTAGGACTGCGTTGGATTGGTCTGATGTGATGGCAAAAAACGACTACGAGAAATATTTGGTGTACTCACGATCAAAGCTTTGTCTACATCTAATGGCGTTCGCCCTTCACAGACGAATGAATATCGCACGACGGAACGTGGCTGTAAACGTTGTGGAGCTGGGAAAGGAACGTGAACCGAATAACAACGGGAAAATGTATGTATTCTCGGAATATATGGGGTTGTGTGGGTATTGATGCTGAAAATAACCAATTTAGAgcaattttctcgaaaatcgcCAGCAGTTTACAGGCAATGAAAACATAATCGAAGCATAAGCTTATGCATCATTTTAGCATTTGTGGAtcttgaaaatgatgaaaaaaaaaactcgaagaagaaagatttttttgaggaaactttttcaaagaatgaaagaaaaagaatttctaagcaattctttcaaagaaggaaaggaaaaaagatttttaagcagactttcaaaaaatagatgaaaaaagatttttgaggaaacttttaaagaaggaaaggaaaaaagatttttcaaactaaaTATTAACACTTTTCAACTACGAATATATGAGTTTGAAGTTTTACTTCGTTCGCTACAGGACCACGTAAACGTATGTGGTGTCTATGGAAGACTTTTGTTACCTTAACTGTTGCTTTGCGACATTCAGAGGGCGTGGAATGATGGTGCAAAACCATTGGTGCATACTATAGACATGGATTTATCCTATATGTAATATGTCTTTAGGTTTTATTAACTTAACTTAACTAATTTGTTAACTTTTACCTTAAGAAAATccaatctgtttttttttaaatgcaatttttcaaaagacgTAAAACCGTTTCGAAacccgtgtttttttttacagagcaaaatccaaaattttcaattttcacctAGCACCTTAGATctcaaaatcattttattaaatcttaattctttaatttcacTCCAAAACTTCCCTTTACCTATTTATTAATTGGTGcctattttttagatttttctttacaaaattcttgcttaattcaaaaaaaaatcactaccaGATCTCTCACATTTTGACGAGCTAAAACTACTCTTTAATTtagaattaatttaataataataataataataataataataataatattaataataataataataataataataataataataataataatagtaaaataatgataataacaaaGTTGAATTTATCGGTAGTATTTATAGAATTGTTCAATTCAGCCATTGCATAGGACTAAATACCTCCCAAACTCTTCCCGGAAGGCCTTCCACTCGGTCCGAATTGGccatgaagttttttttttcgcattgaCGAACGAGGAGAATTATTTCCTGCAAATTATGGGGACTTTTATGATTCTAATCCTCAAAAGCCAACAATGAAAATAGGAGGGGAGGTAATGAAACACTCGTTTATTCTGgtctcttcgattttttgatACGCTTCGGTTAACGTTGGGCCTTCCTATGTGGATTTTTCGCGAtgaagaattaattttttttgcaaaaaaaaactcattctaaaattgacaattttcttctttgtttacaTAAGCTTGTTAATATTAGGTCTATACCTCTGGGAATCATATTCATTGGTATTCGTCCTCGTAATTCATATTTATTAGGTTCAACATTATTATGGActtattaatttcttttaaaaaaaacgtttttacAGAAAAGTGCATGGAGATAAAAAGGAATttattaaaagagaaaaaaaaggaagtctgagttcattattttttcaggCGAACCACGTCAGCGTTGTCGAGTTCGATGTCAACGTTGTCGATGTGTCGAGCGGCTGGAAATCTGGTGCAGCTGATCGAAAATCCGGCTTTTGAGACGCTTTCAGGGAAATATTTGGATTCTATGGGAAAGCAAATCAGGTGCGTATCCTTCCGTTCAGCTGCAGAAAACCACTAACACCACCCAGCCCGATTTCCTTCttccaactctttttttttcgaaactctgCCATGAGATCaccaatgttttctttctcctgCCCGTCTGATGACAAACTTGATTAGAAATTTGTGTCAGTTGTCGCTCCAAGAAAAGACCTTGCCACCTTCTAGACCACATATGGATAAATATCAAAAAGTCAGGTGTAGTCCTTCTGGGAAAGAAGATgctggaagcggtgcggtgacgTGAAATATGATGTTAAGTCTGCGACCACACCGTAACTTCGACCGACGATCATTTCGTGGAGGATAATTTAGCCGAACGGCTGACTCGCGATCCGCATTGAATTTGTGGCCAGGCCGTTCCGTTTTAATAGCATTCATACGCACAAATAGGCGTTATGGTGCCTTCGTGGATATACGAGGTGGATGCGAGCACGTTCACTCGTATTCGCCTCATTGATGGAGAACTAGTAAAACGTTGAATA is part of the Necator americanus strain Aroian chromosome V, whole genome shotgun sequence genome and encodes:
- a CDS encoding hypothetical protein (NECATOR_CHRV.G20853.T1): MPGSSFKRTILITGSTDGIGKQTATDLAAHPDNRVIIHGRSEEKCEATRDHIVKETGNSTNVDYIACDLSIMKEVAHFADQVKSRFPDLNVLLCNAGVLNPRRAETKDGLEMTFQVNYLSHFILCNRLLETLERNDHGRIVVVGSVLHSWTALDWSDVMAKNDYEKYLVYSRSKLCLHLMAFALHRRMNIARRNVAVNVVELGKEREPNNNGKMRTTSALSSSMSTLSMCRAAGNLVQLIENPAFETLSGKYLDSMGKQIRSGAEATDERLQERLWTYSADLAKGYI